The following proteins are co-located in the Spea bombifrons isolate aSpeBom1 chromosome 3, aSpeBom1.2.pri, whole genome shotgun sequence genome:
- the LOC128483437 gene encoding platelet glycoprotein V-like produces MLFILLLTVPTIVDAFCPAQCTCIIKDAVKCAGSSITDISMLTIPSNFTYILIKDTLATELTDKTFQQMPVTLRLLLESNQFSTVSVGAFKGFSLLKSLKLSNNKIQNLPSGVFDTLTDLDQLMLDKNYLVELDTNLFSKLANLEELFLNRNRLTKLPDGLLSGLKKLKILNLSRNKITELSTKLFSSLTNLETLHLYDNKLKEIYSCTFQNLGELTELTLYSNEIQTIAEDAFNHSPKMNILKLSKNQLQTLPDGLFLHLPELSTLALYENPLTKLPPVLFGKMDNLQSLWLYHTELTTVPDFVFSNLTNLQLLVLTRNPKLHSLPNDAFKGLTTLSELSLHTNNLTSLEKGLFEELKNLESLSLYNNNFKVLPGNLFNSLKNLQFIYLNNSRLQTVPGELFHGLPNLKLLRLDGNHWACDCKLVDFIAWLTKNSKTVENARSLLCESPLKMMTTPILDAKELSCLHTTAMGMYSDSTTATPTSYQWSSLSSVTKRPTHSKKTAPATTEEQIHTTTPLITSAPFTATKEKDHEETSSTTYHYITRSSYWDKKDQIKTTVAGMSSTRTTTLSTIIHTNHSVFPYGGPFLNFNIPLGKTILTFLLLTAALQIVLIFVTCFGLFKMIRLYRYFKGFTQPVILLRVLIPLSSKSQIQSLHCQ; encoded by the coding sequence ATGCTTTTCATTTTACTGCTAACTGTGCCAACCATTGTTGATGCATTTTGCCCAGCTCAATGCACCTGTATAATAAAAGATGCCGTTAAGTGTGCCGGCAGCTCCATTACAGACATTTCTATGTTGACAATACCTTCTAATTTTACCTACATCCTCATAAAAGACACTCTTGCCACTGAACTAACAGATAAGACCTTCCAGCAAATGCCAGTAACCCTGCGTCTTCTTTTGGAATCCAACCAGTTTTCGACCGTAAGTGTTGGAGCATTTAAAGGTTTCTCTTTACTGAAATCTCTCAAACTATCAAACAACAAAATACAGAATCTACCATCTGGGGTTTTTGACACACTAACGGATTTGGACCAATTAATGCTCGATAAAAACTATTTGGTAGAACTAGATACAAATTTGTTCTCCAAATTGGCAAATCTGGAGGAGCTTTTCTTGAACAGGAATCGTCTAACAAAGTTACCAGATGGTTTACTAAGTGGGCTCAAAAAACTTAAAATCCTGAATCTCtccagaaacaaaataacagagTTGTCTACAAAGCTATTTAGTTCACTGACTAACCTGGAAACGTTACATCTCTATGATAATAAGCTGAAAGAAATTTATTCTTGTACATTTCAAAACCTTGGAGAGCTGACAGAGCTCACTCTGTATTCAAATGAAATCCAAACCATCGCAGAGGATGCCTTTAATCACTCCCCTAAGATGAACATATTGAAGCTTTCCAAAAACCAACTGCAAACGTTACCTGATGGATTGTTTTTACATTTGCCAGAGCTATCAACCTTGGCGCTCTATGAAAACCCTTTGACAAAACTCCCACCAGTGTTATTTGGTAAAATGGACAATCTACAGTCCTTGTGGCTTTATCATACAGAACTTACTACTGTGCCGGATTTTGTGTTCAGTAACTTAACCAACTTGCAGTTACTTGTCTTGACCAGGAATCCAAAGCTACATAGTCTTCCTAATGATGCATTCAAAGGCCTGACTACACTTTCGGAACTGTCATTGCATACAAACAATCTGACTTCCCTTGAGAAGGGTCTGTTTGAGGAGTTGAAAAACCTGGAAAGCCTCTCTTTGTATAATAACAATTTCAAAGTTCTTCCAGGTAATCTCTTTAACTCTCTGAAAAACCTTCAATTTATTTACCTAAATAACAGTCGTTTACAGACCGTTCCTGGTGAACTCTTCCATGGTTTGCCCAATCTAAAGCTGCTCCGTCTAGATGGTAACCATTGGGCTTGTGATTGCAAGCTTGTTGATTTCATAGCATGGCTTACCAAAAATAGTAAGACAGTAGAAAATGCAAGGTCACTCCTTTGTGAAAGTCCTTTAAAAATGATGACTACGCCTATTTTGGATGCAAAAGAATTGTCCTGTCTACATACAACAGCAATGGGAATGTATTCTGATTCAACAACAGCAACACCAACTTCATACCAATGGAGCAGTTTAAGCAGTGTCACCAAGCGTCCCACGCATTCCAAAAAAACAGCACCTGCTACTACTGAAGAGCAGATCCATACCACTACTCCGTTGATAACATCTGCGCCTTTTACTGCCACCAAAGAAAAAGACCATGAAGAGACAAGCTCAACCACATACCACTACATCACCCGTTCCTCTTACTGGGATAAGAAGGACCAGATAAAGACCACAGTTGCCGGGATGTCATCTACAAGAACCACCACACTTAGTACGATAATCCACACTAACCATTCAGTCTTTCCTTATGGTGGACCATTTTTGAACTTTAATATTCCACTGGGCAAAACTATTTTAACTTTCTTACTTTTAACTGCAGCATTACAAATTGTACTGATATTTGTAACGTGTTTTGGATTGTTTAAAATGATAAGGCTTTACAGGTACTTTAAAGGTTTTACACAACCTGTTATTTTGTTACGAGTTTTAATACCACTTAGTTCCAAATCGCAAATTCAGAGCTTACATTGTCAATGA